The Streptomyces collinus DNA segment GAGCGGCGGCAGCAGCGCCGGGTCCGGATTGCCCTGTGCGACGTCCCGCACGCCCTCGGGGACGTCCACCCTGAAGTGCTCCCGCCCGGTCGTCGCCGGTGCGGGCCGCACCCGGCTGCCCCGCCGGCCCGCGGTCTCGATGACCCCGCGCTCGCGCAGGGTCCGGTACGCGGCCGCGACCGTGTTGGGATTCACCCCCAGCCGTTCCGCCAACTCCCGCATCGGAGGCAGCAGTTGCCCCGGCCGAAGCCCGCCGGCCCCCACCGCCCGCTCGATGCTCGCGGAAATGTCCGCTGCGCGACGCCCACTGATCGGATACTCTCCTAGCACAAAGCCAAGTATGCACTAGTGCAATGGAGAGCGCCATGCAGGGGACCGCGCAGACGCCGTCGCAGCCCGACACCGGCTACACCCCGACCGACCGCACCGTCCCCACCCGCTCCCCGGACCGGGCCTCGTACGACAAGGACTTGGTGCACTCGATACTCGACGAGGCCTACGTATGCCATCTCGGTTTCGTCCGCGACGGCGCGCCGGTCGTGCTGCCCACGCTGTTCGCCCGGGTCGGCGAGCGGCTGTACGTGCACGGTTCCACGGGCTCGCGTCCGCTGCGGGCGGCCGGTCAGGCCGACCCGGGCCTTGAGGTCTGTCTGACGGTCACGCACGTCGACGGTCTGGTTCTGGCCCGCTCGGCCTTCCACCACTCGATCAACTACCGCTCCGTCGTGGTGCACGGCGTCGCCCACGACGTGACGGACCCCGACGAGAAGCGGCAGGCCTTGGACGCGCTGGTCGACCACGTCGTGCCCGGCCGCTCAGCCGACTCGCGCCCCGCCGACAAGAAGGAACTCGCCGCGACCGCCGTGATCCTCCTGGACCTGGACGAGGTCTCCGCGAAGCTGCGCACCGGTGGCGTGAACGACGAACCGGAGGACCTCGCCCTCCCGCACTGGGCCGGCGTCGTCCCGGTGCGGCGCACCTACGGCACCCCGGTCTCCGACCCCGGCCTGGCGCCCGGCACCGAACTGCCCGGCTACCTCGGGGCCCTGTGATGCTGATCCACCCCTGGGACGCGCCCCGCGACGACGCCGAGTGGCAGCAGTGGCTGGCCGGTCACGACTTCGGCCAGCTCGCCGTCAACGGCCTGCCCGGCGAACCGCCCCACGTCCAGCCCCTGCACTTCGCCTACGACGCCGGGGGCCGCGAGATCGTCACCCATCTCGCCCGTCCGAACCCGCTCTGGCCCGCGCTGGAGGCCTGCCCGGACGTCCTGCTGAGCGTGGTCGACGACTACGTGTTCGTACCCGGCCCCTGGCAGGCTGCCCCCGACGTCCCGCCCGAGCACGGCACCCCGACGAGTTTCTACACGGCCGTACAGCTCCGCTGCCGCGCACATGTCGTGGACGACCCGGCGGAGAAGGCCGCGCTGCTCAACCGCCAGGTCGACCACTTCCAGCCGCGGGGCGGCTCCGCACGGGCGGCGGCGGGCGAGGCCCCGTACGGCAGGATGCTGGCCGGCATTCGCGGCCTGCGCCTCGAAGTGACGGACGTACGGGCGAAGTTCAAGTACGCGAACCACAGGCCTGCCGAAGTCCGGGACCGGATCGCCGCGGGCCTCGCGGCCCGCGGCGGCCCGGGTGATACGAGGGCTCGCGACCACCTCCTGCGCAGACAGCAGGCCTAGGCCGCCGCCCCGCCTCGAACGGCCGTCCTCGCCCACATGGCCGGTCTCGCCTCACACGGCCGGTCACCGCGTCACGCGGCCTCACCGCGTCACACGGCCGTCACCGGCTCCTCGCGCATCCGGGCGCCTCGCGCCTCCCCCACCGCGAGGCCCGCCACCGAGCCCAGCATCAGCAGGGTCCCGGCCAGCGTCGCCGCCGTGAGGTGCTCGCCGAGCAGGACGACGGCGAGCACCGCCGCGCTCACCGGTTCGAGCAGCATGATCACCGAGACGGTGGCGGACCGCACGACGGCCGCGCCCGCGAAGTAGAGGCCGTAGGCGAGCGCGGTGGGGACGGCGGCGACGTAGACCAGCAGGAGCAGGAGGCGGCCGGGCTCCTCGGTGTGCGGCAGCAGTCCCTCCGCCAGGGCGAACGGCAGCAGGCACAGGCTCGTGACGGCGAAGGCCCCCGTGGTCGTCCGCGCGGCGTCGGTCCCGCCGTCACGGCCCCACCGGCGGGTGAGCAGGGTCATCGCGCTGTACCCGGCCGCGGACAGCAGCGCGAGCAGCACCCCCACGGTGCGTACGGTCGTGCCCTCTCCCCCGAGGACGAGCACCGCGAGCCCGGCGAGGGCGCCCGTGACGGCGACGGCTCCGCCCCGGCCCAGCCGCTCGGCCAGGGTCAGCCGGGCGCCGAGCGCGATGAGGACGGGCCCCGCCCCCAGGGTGACGACGGTGGCCACGGCGAGGCCGGTGGCCGAGACGGCCGCGAAGTACGCGGTCTGGAAGACGGCGAGCCCGAGCCCGGTGACCCCGGCCCGCAGCGCCCGGCGGCCGAGCGGTTCACGCACGGGAGTTCCGCCGCGGGGCCGCAGCAGGCGGACGGCGAGCAGCAGCACGAGACCGGCGGCGCAGCGCCAGAACGAAAGGGCGACGGGCCCCAGGTCACTGGTCCGGTAGACCAGGGAGGCGGCCGCGCCGGCGGTGCCCCAGGCGACACCGGCGACGATCAGATAGAGGAGGCCTCGCCCGACGGGCAGGCCGAAGGCAGTGTTCGACACGCGTTCTCTCCGCAGACGCGCACGGCACGCCGCACGCGACAAGCGGCGGCAGGTGCGCGGAAGTTCGGGAAGAACCCCGGATCGGTCGGGATCAGGGGTCCACGGACTTCGTCTGCGGGCAGCACCGTTCTACGCGGCGGCGAATCGCCGGGCGCGGTGTCCGGAGGGCCCGCCTCAGGCGGCCGGAGGCGGAAGAACGAGTGCGTTCGAAGGCATGATCGACACCCTATGCGCTGGTTCCGCGCCGGGACAATTCCCTTTCCGGGCCGCCGCTCGCCACCGGCTGCGCGGAACCCTTCGAGGGCGTCGAGGACTGCGCGATGAACGCGCCCGCGAGCACGATCGCCCCACCGACGATCTGCGGTGCCGAGAGGTGCTCACCGAGCAGGACCCAGGCCAGGACGGTGGCGATGACCGCTTCGAGGCAGGCCACGACGCCCGCGACCTGCGGGGAGAGCCGGCGCACGGAGACCACACCGGTGACGTAGGCGACGACGGTGGCGACGAGGACGATCCACGCCAGCAGGACGACGGCGGCGACGGGCCTGCCGTCCATGCTCGCGGTGCCCTGGAGCACCGACCAGTCCATGGTCCAGGGCCGGGCGACGACGGTCAGCACGGCCGCGCCGACGAGCAGCCCGTAGGCGATGACGCCCAGCGGGTCGGGCGCCTCCTCCCCGGCATCGCTGCCCTGGTCGGACAGGACGAAGTAGCCGACCTGGCAGCAGGCCGCGCCGAGCGCGAGGAGCAGCCCCAGAGCGTCGAAGCCGAGGCCCGACCACACCTCGACGACACAGGCGAGTCCGCCGACCGCGAGCACGACGCCGACGGCCGCGGCACGCGTCACGGGCCGTTTCTGCACGAACCGCACCCAGCCGAGCACGAGCGCGGGTGCCAGGTACTCGATGAGCAGTGCCACCCCGACGGGGATGCGGGAGAGCGCCGCGAAGTAGCAGGCCTGGACTCCGGCGACGGCGAGCAGTCCGAACCCGGCGAGCAGCCCGGGTCGCCGCCGCAGCAGCGCGCGATGGCGCACGGCGAGCGGCAGCATGACCAGGGCAGCCCCGGCCACGCGCAGCCACACCACGTGCAGCGGGTCCAGGCCCGCCTCGATCAGCGGCTTGGCCGCGACACCGGATCCGCCGAAGGCCACCGCTGACAGGAGCGCGAGGCCGAGCCCCACACCCCTGCCGGGTCCGCTCACGCTGCTGTCAGAGGTACGCACCGGCACATGATGGCAGGCCATGACAGGAGCGTCATCCCCTGTGGCACCTGTCTCACTGCCTGGATGCGGCGGACGACCCCTCGGGGCTGCCCATCAGAGGGGCC contains these protein-coding regions:
- a CDS encoding pyridoxamine 5'-phosphate oxidase family protein, giving the protein MQGTAQTPSQPDTGYTPTDRTVPTRSPDRASYDKDLVHSILDEAYVCHLGFVRDGAPVVLPTLFARVGERLYVHGSTGSRPLRAAGQADPGLEVCLTVTHVDGLVLARSAFHHSINYRSVVVHGVAHDVTDPDEKRQALDALVDHVVPGRSADSRPADKKELAATAVILLDLDEVSAKLRTGGVNDEPEDLALPHWAGVVPVRRTYGTPVSDPGLAPGTELPGYLGAL
- a CDS encoding FMN-binding negative transcriptional regulator, which encodes MLIHPWDAPRDDAEWQQWLAGHDFGQLAVNGLPGEPPHVQPLHFAYDAGGREIVTHLARPNPLWPALEACPDVLLSVVDDYVFVPGPWQAAPDVPPEHGTPTSFYTAVQLRCRAHVVDDPAEKAALLNRQVDHFQPRGGSARAAAGEAPYGRMLAGIRGLRLEVTDVRAKFKYANHRPAEVRDRIAAGLAARGGPGDTRARDHLLRRQQA
- a CDS encoding DMT family transporter, with the translated sequence MSNTAFGLPVGRGLLYLIVAGVAWGTAGAAASLVYRTSDLGPVALSFWRCAAGLVLLLAVRLLRPRGGTPVREPLGRRALRAGVTGLGLAVFQTAYFAAVSATGLAVATVVTLGAGPVLIALGARLTLAERLGRGGAVAVTGALAGLAVLVLGGEGTTVRTVGVLLALLSAAGYSAMTLLTRRWGRDGGTDAARTTTGAFAVTSLCLLPFALAEGLLPHTEEPGRLLLLLVYVAAVPTALAYGLYFAGAAVVRSATVSVIMLLEPVSAAVLAVVLLGEHLTAATLAGTLLMLGSVAGLAVGEARGARMREEPVTAV
- a CDS encoding EamA family transporter, which encodes MPVRTSDSSVSGPGRGVGLGLALLSAVAFGGSGVAAKPLIEAGLDPLHVVWLRVAGAALVMLPLAVRHRALLRRRPGLLAGFGLLAVAGVQACYFAALSRIPVGVALLIEYLAPALVLGWVRFVQKRPVTRAAAVGVVLAVGGLACVVEVWSGLGFDALGLLLALGAACCQVGYFVLSDQGSDAGEEAPDPLGVIAYGLLVGAAVLTVVARPWTMDWSVLQGTASMDGRPVAAVVLLAWIVLVATVVAYVTGVVSVRRLSPQVAGVVACLEAVIATVLAWVLLGEHLSAPQIVGGAIVLAGAFIAQSSTPSKGSAQPVASGGPERELSRRGTSA